In one Pseudomonas purpurea genomic region, the following are encoded:
- a CDS encoding sugar diacid recognition domain-containing protein — translation MFELDHDLAQDIVDRAMAILPYNVNVMDSQGLILGSGEPERINTRHEGAQLVLANGRVVEIDAQTAIHLKGVQPGINLPLLLDQRLIGVLGITGEPESLRTYAELVRMTAEMLVGQRNQQAEQQWRRQRCDDLLALLLSEAGDSPRLIDEAQQLGLKPQLARVPYLFELGLEHGPGQTVEALSAWLTSRYPDSWCVSSAKSSLLWCRPAAQTLENDRLLEKLDGQGWNILRIAVGGQADGLQGLRRCYRRVGDLLAYGRDVLPQSRLLTLNRYRLPVMLWRHRNDDALDELLNPLRKVIARDGNGQLLATLRSWCEHDGQSQACADALGIHRNSLRYRMERIAELSGVDPLRLDGMLALYLGVQLLPQTDAHP, via the coding sequence ATGTTCGAACTCGATCACGACCTTGCGCAGGATATCGTCGACCGGGCGATGGCCATCCTGCCTTACAACGTCAATGTCATGGACAGCCAGGGGCTGATTCTGGGCAGCGGCGAGCCGGAACGGATCAACACCCGCCACGAAGGCGCGCAATTGGTGCTGGCCAATGGTCGGGTGGTGGAAATCGACGCGCAAACGGCGATCCATCTCAAAGGCGTGCAGCCGGGGATCAACTTGCCGTTGCTGCTCGATCAGCGGCTGATCGGTGTGTTGGGCATCACCGGTGAGCCGGAGTCGCTGCGCACCTACGCCGAACTGGTGCGCATGACCGCTGAAATGCTCGTCGGCCAGCGCAATCAGCAGGCCGAGCAGCAATGGCGGCGCCAGCGCTGCGATGACCTGCTGGCGTTGCTGCTCAGCGAGGCCGGCGATTCGCCCCGGTTGATCGACGAGGCGCAACAGTTGGGGCTCAAGCCTCAATTGGCACGGGTGCCTTATCTGTTTGAACTGGGTCTTGAGCATGGGCCGGGGCAAACCGTCGAGGCCCTGAGTGCCTGGCTGACCTCGCGTTACCCTGACAGTTGGTGCGTCAGCTCGGCGAAATCATCGCTGTTGTGGTGCCGGCCGGCCGCGCAAACGCTGGAGAACGACCGCCTGCTGGAAAAGCTCGACGGTCAGGGCTGGAACATCCTGCGCATCGCGGTGGGCGGCCAGGCCGATGGTTTGCAAGGGTTGCGCCGCTGTTACCGGCGCGTCGGCGACTTGCTGGCCTACGGGCGCGACGTACTGCCCCAGTCGCGACTGCTGACGCTCAATCGCTATCGGTTGCCGGTGATGCTCTGGCGTCACCGCAACGATGATGCGCTGGATGAATTGCTCAACCCGCTGCGCAAGGTCATTGCCAGGGACGGTAACGGTCAGTTGCTGGCGACATTGCGCAGTTGGTGTGAGCACGACGGTCAGAGCCAGGCGTGCGCCGATGCGCTGGGCATTCACCGCAACAGCCTGCGCTACCGGATGGAGCGCATCGCCGAGCTCAGCGGCGTCGATCCGTTGCGCCTCGACGGCATGCTCGCGCTGTACCTGGGGGTGCAACTGCTGCCGCAGACCGATGCCCATCCATGA
- the rarD gene encoding EamA family transporter RarD: protein MSKGIALSVTASVLFAVMYFYTSLLSPLSGVEIFGWRMLLTVPCMTVFMLVSGEWKQVIEILRRLAGKPLLMPGLLASSALLGVQLWLFMWAPLNGHSLDVSLGYFLLPLTMVLTGRIVYGERLSYLQKVAAFFATLGVLNELYQVGSFSWATLLVAIGYPTYFVLRRRMAADNLGGLWLDMALLLPVAFWFVQSGEQGFGVFNQHPWLSLLIPLLGIISASALVVYIIASRLLPFSLFGLLSYVEPVLLLGVALLLGESIKAGEWLTYIPIWLAVVVLVLEGFKHLVRQRRKSV from the coding sequence TTGTCTAAAGGTATTGCTCTATCGGTAACCGCCTCAGTGCTGTTTGCCGTCATGTATTTCTACACGTCGCTGCTGTCACCCTTGAGCGGCGTGGAAATCTTTGGCTGGCGGATGCTGCTCACGGTGCCGTGCATGACCGTATTCATGCTGGTGTCCGGCGAATGGAAACAGGTGATCGAGATCCTTCGACGGCTGGCCGGCAAACCGCTGCTGATGCCTGGCCTGCTGGCCTCCTCGGCGTTACTGGGCGTGCAGCTGTGGCTGTTCATGTGGGCGCCGTTGAACGGTCACAGCCTGGATGTGTCGCTGGGTTACTTCCTGCTGCCGCTGACCATGGTCCTGACCGGGCGCATCGTTTATGGCGAACGCCTCTCGTACCTGCAAAAAGTTGCAGCGTTTTTCGCCACTCTGGGCGTACTCAACGAGTTGTATCAGGTGGGCAGTTTTTCCTGGGCAACCCTGCTGGTGGCCATCGGATATCCGACCTACTTTGTGCTGCGTCGGCGCATGGCCGCCGATAACCTCGGTGGTTTGTGGCTGGACATGGCCCTGCTGCTGCCGGTGGCGTTCTGGTTCGTGCAAAGTGGCGAACAAGGCTTTGGCGTGTTCAATCAACACCCGTGGCTGTCACTGCTGATCCCGCTGTTGGGCATCATCAGTGCCTCGGCGCTGGTGGTCTACATCATCGCCAGCCGTTTGCTGCCGTTCAGCCTGTTCGGGCTGTTGAGCTATGTCGAACCGGTATTGCTGCTGGGTGTGGCGCTGCTGTTGGGGGAAAGCATCAAGGCCGGCGAATGGCTGACCTACATCCCGATCTGGCTGGCCGTCGTGGTGCTGGTGCTCGAGGGCTTCAAGCATCTGGTCCGGCAGCGCAGGAAGTCCGTTTAG
- a CDS encoding DMT family transporter yields the protein MKTCYPSACPSDSVVYVKLAAVTMIWGGTFVAGRFLADSLSPLFAASLRFLLASLALLLFMLLTRIPLARPSPGQCLQLVVLGFFGIFFYNLCFFYGLQHINASRASLIVALNPAVIGLASWLLFKEALSRLRVMGIAVCILGAGLVIVSGNRQVFDGGVTAWLGDLLIVGCVVGWGVYSLCSKGLNDTLGPLQTVTYSILLGTAMLWLTSALRGELSMEALRGLDASQGLALLYLGVLGSALAYIGYYDGIRKIGATRAGVFIALNPLTAVILGALLLGEQLTPAIYAGGGLIVAGIYLCNKPFAREAKRGIL from the coding sequence ATGAAAACCTGTTACCCAAGCGCCTGCCCTTCGGACAGCGTGGTGTATGTGAAACTGGCCGCCGTCACCATGATTTGGGGCGGGACCTTCGTTGCGGGCCGGTTTCTGGCCGACTCGCTGAGCCCGTTGTTTGCCGCGAGCCTGCGATTTTTGCTGGCGAGCCTGGCCTTGTTGCTGTTCATGCTGTTGACCCGCATCCCGCTGGCTCGCCCAAGCCCGGGGCAGTGCCTGCAATTGGTGGTGTTGGGGTTCTTCGGGATCTTTTTCTACAACCTGTGTTTTTTCTACGGTTTGCAGCACATCAATGCATCACGAGCGTCGTTGATCGTGGCGCTGAACCCCGCAGTGATTGGCCTGGCGTCGTGGTTACTGTTCAAGGAAGCGTTGAGCCGGTTACGGGTGATGGGGATTGCGGTGTGCATCTTGGGCGCGGGGTTGGTGATTGTCAGTGGCAATCGGCAGGTGTTCGACGGTGGCGTCACTGCCTGGCTCGGTGACCTGCTGATAGTGGGCTGCGTGGTGGGGTGGGGCGTTTATTCACTGTGCTCCAAAGGCCTGAATGACACCCTGGGGCCGCTGCAAACGGTGACGTATTCGATTCTGCTGGGCACCGCGATGCTGTGGCTCACCAGCGCGCTGCGCGGGGAGTTGAGCATGGAGGCGTTACGTGGGCTGGACGCTTCGCAGGGCCTGGCGTTGCTTTACCTCGGCGTGCTGGGTTCGGCGCTGGCGTACATTGGTTATTACGACGGCATCCGCAAGATCGGCGCGACGCGCGCCGGGGTGTTCATCGCCTTGAACCCGCTGACGGCGGTGATCCTCGGGGCGTTGCTGCTCGGCGAGCAACTGACTCCCGCCATCTATGCGGGTGGGGGCTTGATCGTGGCGGGCATTTACCTGTGCAACAAACCCTTTGCACGTGAGGCAAAAAGGGGGATTTTATAG
- a CDS encoding MFS transporter, giving the protein MSQSAAATLATADDKNAVYKRITLRLIPFIFICYLFNYLDRVNVGFAKLQMLDALKFSETVYGLGAGIFFIGYVLCGVPSNLALSKFGPRRWIAVMMVTWGTLSTCLLFVTTPTEFYTLRLFTGAAEAGFFPGVVLYLSQWFPTFRRGRIMALFMSAIPLSGLLGSPFSGWILNHFAAGQGGLAGWQWMFLLQGIPTVILGALAYFLLSDNFASAKWLKPEERAVLEADQAEDLANKPKTATDSLLAVFKNPAIWAFGLIYFCIQSGVYAINFWLPSIIKNLGFSDNLVIGWLSAIPYLLAAVFMLLVGRSADLHKERRWHLVVPMLMGAVGLLIAVNFAANPAIAILGLTIATMGALTGLPMFWPVPTAMLSTGAAAGGLALINSMGQMAGFLSPYLVGWVKDTSGSTDAALYVLAGVIVAGSLLALRMTRQLRNP; this is encoded by the coding sequence ATGTCACAGAGCGCCGCTGCCACCCTGGCCACCGCTGACGATAAAAACGCCGTCTACAAGCGCATTACCCTGCGCCTGATCCCCTTCATTTTCATCTGCTACCTGTTCAACTACCTCGACCGGGTCAACGTTGGATTTGCCAAACTGCAGATGCTCGACGCGCTGAAATTCAGCGAAACCGTGTACGGCCTCGGGGCCGGGATCTTCTTCATCGGCTACGTGCTGTGCGGCGTGCCGAGCAACCTGGCACTGAGCAAATTCGGCCCACGGCGCTGGATCGCGGTGATGATGGTGACCTGGGGCACGCTGTCGACCTGCCTGTTGTTCGTCACCACCCCGACCGAGTTCTACACCCTGCGCCTGTTCACGGGCGCCGCCGAAGCCGGGTTCTTCCCGGGCGTGGTGCTTTACCTCTCGCAGTGGTTCCCGACCTTTCGCCGTGGCCGCATCATGGCCCTGTTCATGTCGGCCATTCCGTTGTCCGGCCTGCTGGGCAGCCCCTTCTCGGGCTGGATCCTCAACCACTTCGCGGCAGGCCAGGGTGGCTTGGCGGGCTGGCAATGGATGTTTTTGCTGCAAGGTATTCCCACGGTCATCCTTGGTGCACTGGCGTACTTCCTGCTGAGCGACAACTTCGCCAGCGCCAAATGGCTCAAGCCCGAAGAGCGTGCGGTGCTTGAAGCGGATCAGGCCGAAGACCTGGCCAACAAACCAAAAACCGCCACCGACTCGCTGCTGGCCGTGTTCAAGAACCCGGCGATCTGGGCGTTCGGGCTGATTTACTTCTGCATTCAGAGTGGCGTCTACGCGATCAACTTCTGGTTGCCGTCGATCATCAAGAACCTGGGGTTCAGCGACAACCTTGTCATTGGCTGGCTGAGTGCGATTCCGTACTTGCTGGCAGCGGTGTTCATGTTGCTGGTGGGCCGTTCCGCCGACCTGCATAAAGAACGTCGCTGGCATTTGGTAGTGCCAATGCTGATGGGCGCGGTGGGCTTGCTGATCGCGGTGAACTTCGCCGCCAACCCGGCCATTGCCATTCTGGGCCTGACCATCGCCACCATGGGCGCCCTCACCGGTTTGCCGATGTTCTGGCCGGTGCCGACGGCCATGCTCAGCACCGGTGCCGCCGCTGGTGGCCTGGCGCTGATCAACTCCATGGGCCAGATGGCCGGCTTCCTGAGCCCCTACCTGGTGGGCTGGGTCAAGGACACCAGCGGCTCGACCGACGCCGCGCTGTACGTGCTGGCCGGGGTGATTGTCGCCGGTAGCCTGTTAGCCCTGCGCATGACCCGTCAGTTGCGCAACCCGTAA
- a CDS encoding glycerate kinase has product MKIVIAPDSFKDSLSAERVATAIAQGLAEVWPEAQLVKCPMADGGEGTVESVLAACDGQLRCTRVQGPLGMAVDAHWGWLPQSHTAIIEMAEASGLQLVPVDKRDACTSSTVGTGELIRAALDAGAQRVILAIGGSATNDAGAGALQALGLRLLDATGQPLKPGGLALAQLAQIDLSELDPRLAQVRFDIAADVNNPLCGPQGASAIFGPQKGASPEQVQQLDQALGHFAVLCARVLEKDVSDEPGSGAAGGLGFAAKAFLGAQFRPGVEVVAELVGLAEAIRGADLVITGEGRFDAQTLRGKTPFGVARIAHQQGVPVIVIAGTLGEGYQHMYEHGVDAAFALTPGPMSLEQACAQAPGLLRDRARDIARVWRMAVRQG; this is encoded by the coding sequence ATGAAAATCGTCATCGCCCCTGATTCGTTCAAGGACAGCCTGAGTGCCGAAAGAGTGGCCACGGCCATTGCCCAGGGGCTGGCGGAAGTCTGGCCGGAGGCGCAACTGGTCAAGTGCCCGATGGCCGACGGCGGCGAGGGGACGGTCGAATCGGTGCTGGCGGCGTGCGACGGGCAGTTGCGCTGCACGCGGGTGCAGGGGCCGCTAGGTATGGCAGTCGACGCCCATTGGGGCTGGCTGCCCCAGAGCCACACCGCGATTATCGAAATGGCCGAGGCCAGCGGTTTGCAATTGGTGCCGGTGGACAAGCGTGACGCGTGCACCAGCAGCACGGTGGGCACTGGGGAGCTGATCCGCGCCGCGCTCGATGCTGGTGCGCAACGGGTCATTCTGGCGATTGGCGGCAGTGCCACCAACGATGCCGGGGCTGGCGCGCTGCAAGCGTTGGGCCTCCGGCTGCTGGATGCAACCGGTCAGCCACTGAAACCGGGTGGCCTGGCCCTGGCCCAACTGGCGCAGATTGACCTGAGCGAACTTGACCCGCGTCTGGCTCAGGTGCGTTTCGACATTGCCGCCGACGTCAACAATCCCCTGTGTGGCCCTCAGGGCGCCTCGGCGATTTTCGGTCCGCAAAAGGGCGCCTCGCCGGAGCAGGTTCAACAGCTGGACCAGGCCCTCGGGCATTTTGCCGTGCTCTGTGCACGAGTCCTGGAAAAAGACGTCAGCGACGAACCCGGCAGTGGCGCGGCAGGCGGTTTGGGGTTTGCGGCCAAGGCTTTTCTCGGTGCGCAATTTCGTCCGGGTGTCGAGGTGGTCGCAGAGCTGGTCGGCCTCGCCGAAGCTATACGTGGTGCAGACCTGGTGATCACCGGCGAAGGGCGTTTCGATGCCCAGACCTTGCGCGGCAAGACGCCGTTTGGCGTGGCGCGCATTGCCCATCAGCAGGGTGTGCCGGTGATCGTGATTGCAGGCACCCTGGGCGAGGGTTATCAGCACATGTACGAACACGGTGTCGACGCCGCGTTCGCCCTGACGCCCGGCCCAATGAGCCTGGAACAGGCCTGCGCGCAGGCGCCAGGGCTATTGCGTGATCGCGCCCGCGACATCGCCCGGGTCTGGAGGATGGCGGTTCGCCAGGGTTGA
- a CDS encoding methyl-accepting chemotaxis protein produces MSLRNMNIAPRAFLGFAFIALLVIVLGVFAVDRMSIIRQASIDMESTQLPSVGFLGNVTENVLRLRILSFRVLVNRDPAGLQEAETRISALVDKVRQAQASYAALPAGAEEAALAKVFAATLDSYLQAQSQMMELSRANKTEEMRTLINTRIKDGTDLMGEQLNKLIAINAADAKAASADAGEHYSGAITGIVVVSVVAALATVLLAWLLTRSIVAPLNRALDAAETIAGGNLTKTIEIDGKDEPARLLSALSAMQGNLRKTIEQIAGSANQLGAAAEELSAVTEEASRGLQQQNDEIEQAATAVNEMTAAVEEVARNAVSTSEASNQSTQAAREGRDRVVETVGAIQTMTQDVQATSLMIEGLATQGRDIGKVLDVIRAIAEQTNLLALNAAIEAARAGEAGRGFAVVADEVRALAHRTAQSTQEIEKMVAGIQNGTGEAVESMAQSNQRTQSTLELARAAGVALEQITQSIHQINERNLVIASASEEQAQVSREVDRNLVNIRDLATQSAAGANQTSAASHELSRLAVDLNAMVARFVI; encoded by the coding sequence ATGTCCTTACGTAACATGAATATCGCGCCTCGAGCTTTCCTGGGTTTCGCTTTTATTGCGTTGTTGGTCATCGTGCTGGGCGTGTTTGCCGTGGACCGCATGTCGATCATCCGCCAGGCGTCTATCGACATGGAGAGCACTCAACTGCCCAGCGTCGGGTTCCTGGGCAACGTCACGGAAAACGTGTTGCGCCTGCGCATTCTGTCGTTCCGGGTGCTGGTCAACCGTGACCCGGCAGGTTTGCAGGAGGCTGAAACGCGTATCAGCGCCCTTGTCGACAAAGTCCGCCAGGCGCAAGCCAGCTATGCTGCATTGCCGGCCGGTGCAGAAGAAGCGGCGCTGGCCAAAGTGTTTGCCGCCACCCTGGACAGCTACCTGCAAGCTCAAAGCCAGATGATGGAGCTGTCGCGGGCCAACAAGACCGAGGAAATGCGCACCTTGATCAATACCCGTATCAAGGACGGCACCGACCTGATGGGTGAGCAGTTGAACAAACTGATCGCGATCAACGCGGCTGACGCCAAAGCCGCTTCTGCCGACGCGGGCGAGCACTACAGCGGTGCCATCACCGGGATTGTCGTGGTCTCGGTCGTCGCGGCGCTGGCCACCGTGCTGCTGGCGTGGTTGTTGACGCGCAGCATCGTTGCTCCGCTGAACAGGGCGCTGGACGCCGCCGAAACCATCGCAGGCGGCAACCTGACCAAAACCATCGAAATCGACGGCAAGGATGAACCGGCGCGCTTGCTCAGCGCGTTGTCCGCCATGCAAGGCAACTTGCGCAAGACCATCGAACAGATCGCCGGCTCCGCGAACCAGCTCGGCGCGGCGGCCGAAGAACTCAGCGCCGTGACCGAAGAAGCCTCACGCGGCCTGCAGCAGCAGAACGACGAAATCGAACAGGCCGCCACCGCCGTCAATGAAATGACCGCTGCCGTGGAAGAAGTGGCGCGCAACGCGGTGTCGACTTCCGAAGCGTCCAACCAGTCGACCCAGGCTGCTCGCGAGGGCCGCGACCGGGTGGTGGAAACCGTCGGTGCGATCCAGACCATGACGCAGGACGTGCAAGCCACTTCGCTGATGATCGAAGGCCTGGCCACACAGGGCCGTGACATCGGCAAGGTGCTGGACGTGATCCGCGCCATCGCCGAACAAACCAACTTGCTGGCCCTGAACGCAGCCATTGAAGCGGCCCGTGCCGGCGAGGCCGGGCGTGGATTTGCGGTGGTGGCGGACGAAGTTCGGGCGTTGGCCCATCGCACCGCGCAATCGACCCAGGAAATCGAAAAAATGGTCGCCGGGATCCAGAACGGCACCGGCGAAGCGGTCGAATCGATGGCGCAGAGCAACCAGCGCACCCAGAGCACCCTGGAACTGGCCCGCGCGGCCGGCGTGGCACTGGAGCAGATCACCCAGTCGATTCATCAGATCAACGAGCGCAACCTGGTCATCGCCAGTGCGTCCGAAGAGCAGGCGCAGGTCTCGCGTGAAGTCGACCGTAACCTGGTCAACATCCGCGACCTGGCGACCCAGTCCGCCGCGGGTGCCAACCAGACCAGCGCCGCCAGCCACGAACTGTCGCGTCTGGCAGTGGATTTGAACGCGATGGTGGCGCGTTTCGTGATTTGA
- a CDS encoding LysR family transcriptional regulator, producing MSSILDLEIFVRTADSGSISAAARTLELTPAAASIALKRLETRLGIRLFARSTRSMRLTEEGRRYLESVRLALAALAEGEQALKQQTQGLSGILQLAAPSDFGRNVLLPWLDEFKHEHPHIQLQLLLSDRHADLFRETVDIALRFGVPTDSTLVALPILTEHQRVACASPQYLARRGTPRTPAELSEHSALLYLRNGRPYNSWRLSRGDEVQEVQVRGDYLSDDGEVARRWALSGHGIVYKAWLDVAADVRAGRLVTLLDDWQGESAPFYLLCPHRVQVSERVKVLQAFLQARCQSLSR from the coding sequence ATGAGTTCGATCCTCGACCTGGAAATCTTCGTGCGCACCGCTGACTCCGGCAGCATTTCCGCTGCCGCCAGAACCCTGGAACTGACCCCGGCCGCCGCCAGTATCGCCCTCAAACGCCTGGAAACCCGCCTCGGCATCCGCTTGTTCGCGCGCTCGACCCGCAGCATGCGCCTCACCGAAGAAGGTCGGCGCTATCTGGAAAGCGTACGCCTGGCCCTCGCCGCGCTGGCGGAAGGCGAACAGGCACTCAAGCAGCAGACCCAAGGGCTGAGCGGCATTCTGCAACTGGCCGCGCCTTCGGATTTCGGGCGCAACGTATTGCTGCCGTGGCTGGATGAGTTCAAGCACGAGCACCCGCACATTCAATTGCAGTTGCTGCTCAGTGACCGTCACGCGGACCTGTTCCGCGAAACCGTCGACATCGCCCTGCGTTTTGGCGTGCCGACCGACTCGACCCTGGTGGCCCTGCCGATCCTCACGGAGCACCAGCGTGTGGCCTGCGCCAGCCCCCAGTACCTCGCCCGACGCGGTACGCCCCGCACGCCCGCCGAGTTGAGCGAGCACAGCGCCCTGCTCTACTTGCGCAACGGCCGGCCCTACAACAGCTGGCGCTTGAGTCGTGGCGATGAGGTTCAGGAAGTCCAGGTCCGCGGCGACTACCTCAGCGACGACGGCGAAGTGGCGCGCCGCTGGGCCTTGAGCGGCCACGGCATCGTCTACAAGGCCTGGCTCGACGTGGCTGCCGATGTCCGCGCCGGTCGCCTGGTGACCTTGCTCGACGACTGGCAGGGGGAAAGTGCACCGTTCTACCTGCTGTGTCCGCACCGGGTCCAGGTCTCGGAACGGGTCAAAGTGCTGCAAGCATTTTTGCAGGCGCGCTGTCAGTCGCTGAGTCGATAA
- the hppD gene encoding 4-hydroxyphenylpyruvate dioxygenase: MADLYENPMGLMGFEFIEFASPTPNTLEPIFEIMGFTKVATHRSKDVHLYRQGQINLILNNEPHSVASYFAAEHGPSVCGMAFRVKNAQQAFARALELGAQPIHIDTGPMELNLPAIKGIGGAPLYLIDRFGEGSSIYDIDFVFIEGVDRNPEGAGLKIIDHLTHNVYRGRMAYWANFYEKLFNFREIRYFDIKGEYTGLTSKAMTAPDGMIRIPLNEESSKGAGQIEEFLMQFNGEGIQHVAFLSDNLVDTWDRLKKIGMRFMTAPPETYYEMLEGRLPNHGEPVDQLQSRGILLDGSSEAGDKRLLLQIFSETLMGPVFFEFIQRKGDDGFGEGNFKALFESIERDQVRRGVLATE, translated from the coding sequence ATGGCAGATTTATACGAAAACCCAATGGGCCTGATGGGCTTCGAGTTCATTGAATTCGCATCGCCAACCCCGAACACCCTGGAGCCGATCTTCGAGATCATGGGCTTCACCAAGGTGGCGACCCACCGTTCCAAAGACGTGCACCTGTATCGTCAGGGCCAGATCAACCTGATCCTCAACAACGAACCCCACAGCGTGGCCTCGTACTTCGCCGCTGAACACGGCCCGTCGGTGTGCGGCATGGCGTTTCGCGTCAAGAACGCCCAACAGGCGTTTGCCCGTGCCCTGGAACTCGGCGCCCAGCCGATCCACATCGACACCGGCCCGATGGAGCTCAACCTGCCGGCCATCAAAGGCATCGGCGGCGCGCCGCTGTATTTGATTGACCGTTTCGGTGAAGGCAGCTCGATCTACGACATCGACTTCGTGTTCATCGAAGGCGTTGACCGTAATCCGGAAGGCGCAGGCCTGAAGATCATCGACCACCTGACCCACAACGTGTATCGCGGCCGCATGGCTTACTGGGCGAATTTCTACGAGAAGCTGTTCAACTTCCGCGAGATTCGTTACTTCGATATCAAGGGCGAATACACCGGCCTGACGTCCAAGGCGATGACCGCGCCGGACGGCATGATCCGCATCCCGCTGAACGAGGAATCGTCCAAGGGCGCCGGGCAGATCGAAGAGTTCCTGATGCAGTTCAACGGCGAAGGCATCCAGCACGTGGCGTTCCTCAGCGACAATCTGGTGGACACCTGGGATCGACTGAAGAAAATCGGCATGCGCTTCATGACCGCGCCGCCAGAAACCTACTACGAAATGCTGGAAGGCCGTTTGCCGAACCACGGCGAGCCGGTTGATCAACTGCAATCGCGGGGGATTCTGCTGGACGGTTCGTCCGAAGCAGGGGACAAGCGCCTGCTGCTGCAAATCTTCTCGGAAACCTTGATGGGCCCGGTGTTCTTCGAGTTCATCCAGCGCAAGGGTGACGACGGTTTCGGCGAAGGCAACTTCAAGGCCCTGTTCGAGTCGATTGAACGCGACCAGGTCCGCCGTGGTGTACTCGCTACCGAGTAA
- a CDS encoding aldo/keto reductase: protein MSYRTLGHSGLQVSTLTLGTMMFGEQTSTEDSLRIINKAWDQGINFIDTADVYTDGRSEEIVGEGIAGNRHEWVLASKVGFGPADGVPNRSGLNRKHIFNGIDASLTRLGTDYLDIYYLHREDHNTPLEVTVSAIGDLLRQGKIRYWGVSNYRGWRIAEVVRIADQLGVDRPVISQPLYNIVNRQAETEQITAAQAYGLGVVPYSPLARGVLSGKYAPDIAPDANSRAGRQDKRILETEWRVESLRIAQQIQHYTQERGVGIVEFAIAWVLNNAAVSSAIVGPRTEAQWDAYTQAQAVKITAEDETFIDSLVTPGHSSTPGFNDVSHFVSGRMPRNT, encoded by the coding sequence ATGAGCTACCGCACGCTAGGCCACTCCGGGCTGCAAGTGTCGACCCTGACCCTGGGCACCATGATGTTCGGCGAACAGACCAGCACCGAGGACTCGCTGCGTATCATCAACAAGGCCTGGGACCAGGGCATCAACTTCATCGACACCGCCGACGTCTACACCGACGGCCGCTCGGAAGAAATCGTTGGCGAGGGCATCGCCGGCAACCGCCATGAGTGGGTGCTGGCCTCCAAGGTCGGCTTCGGCCCGGCAGACGGCGTGCCCAACCGCAGCGGTTTGAACCGCAAGCATATTTTCAACGGCATCGACGCCAGCCTGACGCGCCTGGGCACCGACTACCTGGACATCTACTACCTGCACCGCGAGGACCACAACACGCCGCTGGAAGTGACGGTTTCCGCCATTGGCGACCTGCTGCGCCAGGGCAAGATCCGCTACTGGGGCGTGTCCAACTACCGTGGCTGGCGTATCGCCGAAGTGGTGCGCATTGCCGATCAGTTGGGTGTCGACCGGCCGGTGATCAGCCAACCGCTGTACAACATCGTCAACCGCCAGGCCGAAACCGAACAGATCACCGCCGCCCAGGCTTACGGCCTCGGCGTGGTGCCTTACAGCCCGCTGGCCCGTGGCGTGCTGAGCGGCAAGTACGCCCCTGACATTGCCCCCGACGCCAACAGCCGCGCCGGGCGGCAGGACAAACGCATACTGGAAACCGAATGGCGCGTGGAGTCGCTGCGCATCGCCCAGCAGATTCAGCACTACACGCAGGAACGCGGCGTCGGCATCGTCGAATTTGCCATCGCCTGGGTGCTGAACAACGCCGCGGTCAGTTCGGCCATCGTCGGCCCACGCACCGAAGCACAATGGGACGCGTACACCCAGGCTCAGGCGGTGAAGATCACGGCCGAAGACGAGACTTTCATCGACTCGCTGGTGACGCCAGGGCATTCGTCGACCCCCGGGTTCAATGATGTGAGCCATTTCGTGTCCGGGCGTATGCCGCGTAACACCTAA